Proteins from a single region of Psychrobacter cryohalolentis K5:
- a CDS encoding heavy metal translocating P-type ATPase — protein sequence MSSIPSPMPPTSPTLPRSSKTNTHCQDNSIIDGLVLPLAGHCFHCGDRVPQPPFHTDILGKSREMCCMGCQLASQSIVEAGLEQYYLDRSEINRTASLPVQMTRLEAYDHDEIKSQFVYAQDGMSVAELSVNNLRCAACTWLIESRLDELDGISKCQVNLTNQRMRVIWDETKLPISRILAVINEIGYEAKPYRQDTHEAMLARHNNQMLIRLGIAALGSMQAMMYAVAIYFGEYSDMLIFQRDFLRWVSLFVSTPVFFYAGVPFFTSAWSAIRARQVNMDVPVSIALIVTFFASLFATITGQGETYYDSVSMFIFFLLAGRYIEHNARLKAATMANDLVVVEPVLVQKIAEDKDSATSVLQLLEQNSVQKNALKQESEESVNKLDDRAVNGAVTVVGNEVNSQNTVSATPNFTQSMDANVYQLTSRIAQEWQQTRQQRLTVSNTNDEAKEKQMVTAHSLQVGDIIMVEAGSEIISDGILLSSTATVSQSLLTGEGDLITKTQGNYIVGGAQNDSQPFEMLVTALPEDSQIGLIDRLMNRAMSEKPKLAQQADKLARWFVARILVLSVLVFIGWYIVDPSQAIWATVAVLVATCPCALSLATPIALTVSTNRLASYGFLTTRGHTLQTLAEITHVAFDKTGTLTYGKPNLLNVKLLTDTSVITKADEQRDNVLAIAAALEVGSRHPIAHALLTAAYQLHLPATQALQHHPAGGVEAMMDGMLYRIGHVDFSLDKMNNVTNADNDLMIDLVAERASSAVVLSCQKDKSASWQALACFYFNDKVRDSAQSMLDSLKALGIEPVMLTGDPSPQALVMAENLGMQSAYNGLSPMDKVKHIQQLQAQGAVILMVGDGINDAPVLAAADVSTSIAGAADLAQVSSDSIILNGQIEAIIAAKRIADKTKRIIKQNLRWALIYNGSVLIPAALGYVPPWLAAIGMSLSSLFVVLNALRLKRA from the coding sequence ATGTCCAGTATTCCATCTCCTATGCCGCCAACATCACCGACATTACCAAGGTCATCAAAAACCAATACTCATTGTCAAGACAATTCTATTATTGACGGTCTGGTATTGCCGCTGGCGGGTCATTGCTTTCATTGCGGTGATCGCGTGCCGCAGCCGCCGTTTCATACTGATATATTAGGTAAATCGCGTGAGATGTGTTGTATGGGCTGCCAGTTAGCTTCACAAAGTATCGTGGAAGCGGGGCTTGAGCAATATTATCTTGATCGCTCGGAGATTAACCGTACGGCAAGCTTACCCGTTCAGATGACCCGCCTTGAAGCTTATGATCATGATGAAATAAAATCACAGTTTGTCTACGCCCAAGACGGTATGTCGGTAGCAGAGTTGTCTGTCAATAATCTGCGCTGCGCTGCTTGTACGTGGTTGATTGAATCGCGACTTGATGAGTTAGATGGCATCAGTAAATGTCAGGTTAATTTGACCAATCAACGCATGCGGGTAATTTGGGATGAAACCAAGCTACCGATTAGCCGGATTCTTGCGGTTATCAATGAAATTGGCTATGAAGCCAAGCCTTATCGGCAAGATACCCACGAAGCCATGCTAGCACGTCATAACAATCAAATGCTAATAAGGCTTGGCATCGCGGCACTCGGCTCAATGCAAGCGATGATGTATGCCGTGGCAATTTATTTCGGTGAATATAGCGATATGCTGATATTTCAGCGCGATTTTTTGCGTTGGGTGTCTTTATTCGTCAGTACGCCAGTATTCTTTTATGCCGGTGTACCATTTTTTACGTCAGCATGGTCAGCGATTCGTGCTCGCCAAGTCAATATGGACGTGCCCGTTAGTATTGCCTTGATTGTCACATTTTTTGCCAGTCTATTTGCCACCATTACTGGACAAGGGGAGACCTATTACGACTCAGTCAGTATGTTTATTTTCTTCTTGCTGGCAGGTCGTTATATTGAGCACAATGCGCGCCTAAAAGCGGCAACTATGGCAAACGATTTGGTGGTAGTTGAGCCAGTATTGGTACAGAAAATTGCTGAAGACAAAGACTCTGCTACAAGTGTTTTGCAGCTATTAGAACAAAATAGCGTTCAGAAAAATGCGCTTAAACAAGAAAGCGAAGAGTCTGTTAATAAGCTTGATGATAGAGCTGTTAATGGGGCTGTTACCGTAGTTGGTAATGAGGTAAATAGTCAAAATACAGTGAGTGCTACGCCTAATTTTACGCAAAGTATGGATGCTAATGTCTATCAGTTAACATCACGTATTGCTCAAGAATGGCAGCAGACTCGTCAGCAACGATTAACTGTCTCAAATACAAACGATGAGGCAAAAGAAAAGCAGATGGTGACCGCTCATAGCTTGCAAGTGGGCGACATCATCATGGTTGAGGCAGGTTCTGAGATTATCAGTGATGGTATCTTGCTCAGTTCAACCGCCACAGTTTCTCAAAGCCTACTGACAGGTGAAGGTGATTTAATCACTAAGACCCAAGGCAACTATATCGTCGGCGGTGCACAAAACGACAGCCAACCATTTGAGATGTTGGTCACAGCGCTACCAGAAGACAGCCAAATCGGTTTGATTGACAGGCTAATGAATCGGGCAATGAGTGAAAAGCCAAAACTCGCCCAGCAAGCAGATAAGCTAGCACGTTGGTTTGTTGCGCGTATTTTAGTATTGTCTGTCTTGGTATTTATCGGCTGGTATATCGTGGATCCAAGCCAAGCGATTTGGGCAACGGTGGCGGTATTGGTCGCGACATGTCCTTGTGCGCTGTCTTTAGCGACACCAATTGCGCTTACTGTATCGACCAATCGATTGGCCAGCTATGGGTTTTTGACGACGCGCGGGCATACCCTACAAACGCTTGCTGAAATTACCCATGTGGCATTTGATAAAACGGGAACCTTGACCTATGGTAAACCCAATTTATTAAACGTTAAGCTACTTACTGATACAAGTGTCATCACAAAGGCAGATGAGCAAAGAGACAATGTATTAGCTATTGCGGCAGCGTTAGAGGTGGGCAGTCGTCATCCTATTGCTCATGCACTACTGACCGCCGCATATCAACTGCATCTGCCAGCGACACAAGCTTTACAGCATCATCCAGCAGGTGGCGTTGAAGCAATGATGGATGGTATGCTATATCGTATTGGTCATGTAGATTTTTCTTTAGACAAAATGAATAATGTTACCAATGCAGATAACGATTTAATGATTGATCTAGTTGCCGAGCGCGCCAGCTCAGCGGTAGTCTTATCTTGTCAAAAGGATAAATCAGCAAGCTGGCAAGCACTGGCATGTTTTTATTTTAATGATAAGGTACGTGATAGCGCTCAATCTATGCTGGATAGCTTGAAAGCACTAGGTATCGAGCCTGTCATGCTCACAGGTGACCCAAGTCCGCAAGCCTTGGTAATGGCTGAAAATTTGGGTATGCAGTCTGCGTATAACGGTCTATCACCAATGGACAAGGTCAAACATATTCAACAGCTACAAGCTCAAGGTGCAGTGATATTGATGGTTGGTGATGGTATTAATGATGCGCCAGTATTGGCAGCGGCAGACGTTTCAACCTCGATTGCCGGTGCAGCAGATTTGGCGCAAGTATCTAGTGACAGTATTATCCTAAATGGACAAATCGAAGCTATTATTGCAGCGAAACGTATCGCTGATAAAACCAAGCGCATTATCAAACAAAACTTGCGCTGGGCACTTATTTATAATGGTAGTGTATTGATACCAGCAGCTTTGGGTTATGTGCCACCTTGGCTAGCTGCTATTGGCATGTCACTAAGCTCATTATTTGTCGTATTAAATGCCCTGCGTCTAAAGCGTGCTTAG